One stretch of Rhea pennata isolate bPtePen1 chromosome 23, bPtePen1.pri, whole genome shotgun sequence DNA includes these proteins:
- the TAF12 gene encoding transcription initiation factor TFIID subunit 12 isoform X2: protein MNQFGPSTLINLSNFSSIKPEPASTPPQSSMANSTTVAKMPGTPSGGGRLSPESNQVLTKKKLQDLVREVDPNEQLDEDVEEMLLQIADDFIESVVTAACQLARHRKSNTLEVKDVQLHLERQWNMWIPGFGSEEIRPYKKACTTEAHKQRMALIRKTTKK, encoded by the exons ATGAACCAGTTTGGCCCATCTACCTTGATCAACCTCTCCAACTTCTCCTCGATAAAGCCAGAACCAGCCAGCACTCCCCCGCAGAGCTCCATGGCAAACAGCACCACTGTGGCAAAGATGCCTGGGACGCCCAGCGGAGGAGGACGGCTCAGTCCCGAAAGCAACCAG GTTTTAACCAAGAAGAAACTGCAGGACCTGGTGCGTGAGGTGGATCCAAACGAGCAGCTGGATGAAGATGTGGAGGAA ATGCTGTTGCAGATTGCTGATGATTTCATAGAGAGCGTGGTGACGGCTGCCTGCCAGCTTGCACGGCATCGCAAGTCAAACACTCTGGAAGTGAAAGATGTCCAGTTGCATCTTg AACGTCAGTGGAACATGTGGATCCCGGGCTTTGGTTCTGAAGAAATCAGGCCCTATAAAAAAGCCTGCACTACAGAAGCTCACAAGCAG agAATGGCATTGATCCGCAAAACTACCAAGAAATAG
- the LOC134150292 gene encoding uncharacterized protein LOC134150292 isoform X2, producing the protein MLRRDGRRNDPPKRVRFQLPERHWREELELERQAAAAALGDAEDAWSSAALPWGERSPEGERGLPRAGPARGAGRTWLRAVRFRLRALGRSCAVPALRSGKRLLRRPRAPAETLAATGVEEERGERGTVASSPASAQDPLEQSLDAGVPSAEEGQIPSGGDDSGMEQPPAAEEQPPAPRCDEVVDAAVTYISKYVKDLAAYMEEAICQEMELAKELQAFGRSFRKISVPGPSGPALETPAPSQQEDVALQEGPRDEERPKQSLEALGQTLLINQQLLEKMEQQWREAERQLQKEKAELCWLPCSEDVGEEGQEEPAEEEEPGARSTARREGWRSWRRELRRCLETQWQLLQQPEGLMLYARWLQITN; encoded by the exons ATGCTTCGGAGGGACGGCAGGAGGAACGACCCCCCCAAGCGCGTGCGCTTCCAGCTGCCCGAGAGGCACTGgcgggaggagctggagctggagcggcaggcggccgccgctgcccttGGGGACGCGGAGGACGCCTGGAGCTCTGCCGCGCTGCCGTGGGGGGAGCGCAGCCCGGAGGGCGAGCGCGGGctgccgcgcgcggggccggctcgCGGGGCCGGGAGGACCTGGCTGCGGGCCGTGAGGTTCCGCCTCCGGGCGCTGGGCAGATCCTGCGCGG TGCCGGCTTTGCGCTCCGGCAAGAGGCTCTTGCGGAggccccgggcgcccgcggaGACGCTCGCTGCCACGGGCGTCGAGGAGGAGCGAGGGGAGCGCGGCACCGTCGCCTCCAGCCCGGCCAGCGCCCAGGACCCG CTCGAGCAGAGCCTCGACGCCGGCGTCCCCAGCGCTGAGGAAGGGCAGATCCCTTCGGGCGGAGATGACTCCGGGATGG AACAACCTCCAGCAGCGGAAGagcagcccccggcgccccgctgcGACGAGGTTGTAGATGCGGCCGTCACGTACATCTCCAAGTACGTGAAGGACCTGGCCGCCTACATGGAGGAAGCCATCTGCCAGG aaatgGAGCTCGCCAAGGAGCTCCAGGCCTTTGGCAGATCCTTCAGGAAGATCTCCGTCCCAGGG ccGTCTGGGCCAGCCCTGGAGACTCCTGCGCCGTCCCAGCAGGAGGACGTGGCTCTGCAGGAAGGCCCCCGAGACGAGGAGCGGCCAAAGCAGAGCCTCGAG gCCCTGGGACAAACGCTGCTCATCaaccagcagctgctggagaagaTGGAGCAGCAGTGGCGGGAGGCCGAAAGGCAGCTG caaaaggaaaaggccGAGCTCTGCTGGCTGCCCTGCTCTGAGGATGTGGGAGAGGAAGGGCAGGAAGAGCCGGCGGAGGAAGAGGAGCCGGGTGCCCGCAGCACTGCCCGGCGCGAAGGCTGGCGCAGCtggaggagggagctgaggcGATG CTTGGAGACCCaatggcagctgctgcagcagccagaaGGCCTGATGCTTTACGCCAGGTGGCTGCAGATAACAAATTAA
- the LOC134150292 gene encoding uncharacterized protein LOC134150292 isoform X1 yields the protein MLRRDGRRNDPPKRVRFQLPERHWREELELERQAAAAALGDAEDAWSSAALPWGERSPEGERGLPRAGPARGAGRTWLRAVRFRLRALGRSCAVPALRSGKRLLRRPRAPAETLAATGVEEERGERGTVASSPASAQDPLEQSLDAGVPSAEEGQIPSGGDDSGMEQPPAAEEQPPAPRCDEVVDAAVTYISKYVKDLAAYMEEAICQEMELAKELQAFGRSFRKISVPGVSWWGWGAPKLVPQSPAPWVLGSPARCLPGLGPGSSRRPRGACRPSPRSLALRGPSQAGLDGSGQPAEAPALPSPSRRYVLGLARSRSGPPACFLLSQPSGPALETPAPSQQEDVALQEGPRDEERPKQSLEALGQTLLINQQLLEKMEQQWREAERQLQKEKAELCWLPCSEDVGEEGQEEPAEEEEPGARSTARREGWRSWRRELRRCLETQWQLLQQPEGLMLYARWLQITN from the exons ATGCTTCGGAGGGACGGCAGGAGGAACGACCCCCCCAAGCGCGTGCGCTTCCAGCTGCCCGAGAGGCACTGgcgggaggagctggagctggagcggcaggcggccgccgctgcccttGGGGACGCGGAGGACGCCTGGAGCTCTGCCGCGCTGCCGTGGGGGGAGCGCAGCCCGGAGGGCGAGCGCGGGctgccgcgcgcggggccggctcgCGGGGCCGGGAGGACCTGGCTGCGGGCCGTGAGGTTCCGCCTCCGGGCGCTGGGCAGATCCTGCGCGG TGCCGGCTTTGCGCTCCGGCAAGAGGCTCTTGCGGAggccccgggcgcccgcggaGACGCTCGCTGCCACGGGCGTCGAGGAGGAGCGAGGGGAGCGCGGCACCGTCGCCTCCAGCCCGGCCAGCGCCCAGGACCCG CTCGAGCAGAGCCTCGACGCCGGCGTCCCCAGCGCTGAGGAAGGGCAGATCCCTTCGGGCGGAGATGACTCCGGGATGG AACAACCTCCAGCAGCGGAAGagcagcccccggcgccccgctgcGACGAGGTTGTAGATGCGGCCGTCACGTACATCTCCAAGTACGTGAAGGACCTGGCCGCCTACATGGAGGAAGCCATCTGCCAGG aaatgGAGCTCGCCAAGGAGCTCCAGGCCTTTGGCAGATCCTTCAGGAAGATCTCCGTCCCAGGGGTGAGCTGGTGGGGATGGGGAGCCCCCAAGCTCGTCCCACAAAGCCCGGCGCCCTGGGTGCTGGGCTCCCCTGCCCGCTGCCTGccggggctcggccccggcAGCTCCCGCAGGCCCCGCGGCGCCTGCCGGCCCTCTCCTCGCAGCCTGGCGCTCCGCGGGCCCAGCCAGGCTGGCCTCGACGGGAGCGGGCAGCCGGCCGAGGCTCCCGCTCTTCCCTCGCCTTCAAGGAGGTACGTGCTGGGTCTCGCTAGGTCGCGGTCAGGCCCACCAGcatgctttctcctttctcagccGTCTGGGCCAGCCCTGGAGACTCCTGCGCCGTCCCAGCAGGAGGACGTGGCTCTGCAGGAAGGCCCCCGAGACGAGGAGCGGCCAAAGCAGAGCCTCGAG gCCCTGGGACAAACGCTGCTCATCaaccagcagctgctggagaagaTGGAGCAGCAGTGGCGGGAGGCCGAAAGGCAGCTG caaaaggaaaaggccGAGCTCTGCTGGCTGCCCTGCTCTGAGGATGTGGGAGAGGAAGGGCAGGAAGAGCCGGCGGAGGAAGAGGAGCCGGGTGCCCGCAGCACTGCCCGGCGCGAAGGCTGGCGCAGCtggaggagggagctgaggcGATG CTTGGAGACCCaatggcagctgctgcagcagccagaaGGCCTGATGCTTTACGCCAGGTGGCTGCAGATAACAAATTAA
- the TAF12 gene encoding transcription initiation factor TFIID subunit 12 isoform X1, whose protein sequence is MASPFTGPTAVADVIKDLDTQIALIGLGPHNPKKKQDLEKLYDLKAKAQQIMNQFGPSTLINLSNFSSIKPEPASTPPQSSMANSTTVAKMPGTPSGGGRLSPESNQVLTKKKLQDLVREVDPNEQLDEDVEEMLLQIADDFIESVVTAACQLARHRKSNTLEVKDVQLHLERQWNMWIPGFGSEEIRPYKKACTTEAHKQRMALIRKTTKK, encoded by the exons ATGGCTTCTCCGTTCACTGGGCCCACAGCAGTTGCTGATGTAATTAAAGATCTAGACACCCAGATAGCT TTGATTGGCTTGGGTCCCCACAACCCCAAGAAGAAGCAAGACCTAGAGAAGCTTTATGATCTAAAAGCTAAAGCCCAACAGATTATGAACCAGTTTGGCCCATCTACCTTGATCAACCTCTCCAACTTCTCCTCGATAAAGCCAGAACCAGCCAGCACTCCCCCGCAGAGCTCCATGGCAAACAGCACCACTGTGGCAAAGATGCCTGGGACGCCCAGCGGAGGAGGACGGCTCAGTCCCGAAAGCAACCAG GTTTTAACCAAGAAGAAACTGCAGGACCTGGTGCGTGAGGTGGATCCAAACGAGCAGCTGGATGAAGATGTGGAGGAA ATGCTGTTGCAGATTGCTGATGATTTCATAGAGAGCGTGGTGACGGCTGCCTGCCAGCTTGCACGGCATCGCAAGTCAAACACTCTGGAAGTGAAAGATGTCCAGTTGCATCTTg AACGTCAGTGGAACATGTGGATCCCGGGCTTTGGTTCTGAAGAAATCAGGCCCTATAAAAAAGCCTGCACTACAGAAGCTCACAAGCAG agAATGGCATTGATCCGCAAAACTACCAAGAAATAG
- the LOC134150432 gene encoding discoidin, CUB and LCCL domain-containing protein 1-like — protein sequence MATAGARSRPRWAPEAAGGTGGAKVLLVLAVKPPSSSTRHLPPPRSPEDCGARPRAPDTTAEATVTRERRRRCARDTGPYPSSAASLATASPFRRPRWRVPGTRRAGAAAAASRAEEACKNPGTSRNPRPGKTRYHVAALGDGDVQLIRSSKKSPPVPSARRFPIGFFGTCLEAASLEKSRRGAGRWQAAARGSREPLGAVSSGNRQRRSPNGDGCGHTVLTPRGGTLSSKNYPGTYPNHTGCRWRLRAPPGASLVLAFGDVDLEPSEGCAAGSLRLLADAGAAYGPYCRNAGPAAPLLVTNASAVTVLFNSTSHRSGRGLLLSYATSQHPDLVSCLVKGTHYAQEHISVYCPAGCKGIAGDIWGNVHQGYRDTSVLCKAAVHAGAIADELGGQVAVTREKGVTLYEAAFANGLRSKRGSLSEKRLVFHRACGDALAVAAFNASSSWHEVDALGQLRAWTAERAELGAAGRSWAAAPGSEAAWLELDLGARRNVTGIITKGSSEEYDYYVESYRVSSSRDGKNWRTYKGSGGQEDKVFEGNADSREEVANAFIPPVVARYVRITPQRWHQRIALKVALLGCQPARMRAPRPYAPSAPKEVPVPPGSLATRTPVPGVALDPEKAGSALLVMLLVGGFVLLCSGLLLLAFLCHRKRKPAAELHCGLAEGHPTPEPSLPPAGSALASFPAPPDLGADPSAEYAEPDMLQASPGGQTGPSTFKPPPDEGYALPLVASHYDVPGKHHEYAEPLPPEPEYATPFSEQAPEPAGTPSRSGCLGSARYHSPAPRPAEAPGGLCAPPRPERTASPGGDSVAGAPAPSPRGSHFQLADCALSHVYHEPL from the exons ATGGCTACGGCGGGGGCTCGCAGCCGCCCACGCTGGGCGCCCGAAGCCGCAGGAGGAACGGGAGGTGCGAAAGTGCTGCTCGTTCTCGCGGTCAAACCACCGAGCAGCTCCACGCGCCACCTCCCACCTCCTCGGTCGCCCGAGGActgcggcgcccggccgcgAGCGCCCGACACCACCGCCGAGGCCACTGTGACCCGCGAGCGCCGGCGCCGATGCGCCCGCGACACGGGCCCGT ATCCCTCATCTGCCGCCAGCTTGGCAACTGCTTCTCCCTTCCGGAGGCCGCGCTGGCGAGTCCCCGGCACGCGTCGGGCTGGCGCTGCAGCTGCCGCCTCCCGAGCCGAGGAAGCGTGCAAAAACCCCGGCACGAGCAGAAATCCACGTCCTGGGAAAACTCGCTACCACGTGGCGGCGCTGGGAGATGGGGACG TTCAGTTAATCAGATCCAGCAAGAAATCCCCGCCGGTGCCCAGCGCCCGGCGCTTTCCAATCGGCTTTTTTGGGACGTGCCTGGAGGCAGCGAGCCTGGAGAAAAGCCGCCGTGGTGCCGGGCGCTGGCAGGCTGCGGCCAGGGGCTCGCGGGAGCCTCTCGGTGCCGTTTCCTCCGGGAATCGCCAGCGACGAAGCCCCAAcg GGGACGGCTGCGGCCACACCGTGCTGACGCCCCGCGGCGGGACGCTGAGCTCCAAAAACTACCCGGGCACCTACCCCAACCACACGGGCTGCCGGTggcggctgcgggcgccgccgggcgcctcgCTCGTCCTGGCCTTCGGCGACGTGGACCTGGAGCCGTCGGAGGGCTGCGCGGCCGGCTCCCTGCGGCTGCTCGCCGACGCCGGCGCCGCCTACG GGCCCTACTGCAGGAACGCCGgtcccgcggccccgctcctggTGACCAACGCCAGCGCCGTGACGGTCCTGTTCAACAGCACCAGCCACCGCTCCGGACGGGGCCTCCTGCTCTCCTACGCCACCTCCCAGCACCCAG ACCTGGTCTCCTGCTTGGTGAAAGGCACCCACTACGCGCAGGAGCACATCAG CGTGTACTGCCCCGCCGGCTGCAAGGGCATCGCCGGGGACATCTGGGGCAACGTGCACCAAGGCTACCGAGAC ACCTCGGTGCTGTGCAAGGCGGCCGTGCACGCCGGGGCGATCGCCGACGAGCTGGGCGGGCAGGTGGCCGTGACGCGGGAGAAGGGCGTCACGCTCTACGAGGCAGCCTTCGCCAACGGGCTCCGCTCCAAAAG GGGCTCCCTCTCCGAGAAGCGGCTCGTGTTCCACCGAG CCTGCGGCGATGCCCTCGCCGTGGCCGCCTTCAACGCCTCGTCCTCCTGGCACGAGGTGGACGCGCTGGGGCAGCTCCGCGCCTGGACGGCCGAGCGGGCCGAgctcggcgccgccggccgctccTGGGCCGCCGCTCCGGGCTCCGAGGCCGCCTGGCTGGAGCTGGACCTGGGCGCCCGCAGGAACGTCACAG GGATTATCACCAAGGGATCTTCGGAGGAGTACGACTACTACGTGGAGTCCTACCGGGTCTCCTCCAGCCGGGACGGGAAGAACTGGAGAACCTACAAGGGCAGCGGCGGGCAGGAGGACAAG GTCTTCGAAGGCAACGCCGACAGCCGCGAGGAGGTCGCCAACGCCTTCATCCCGCCCGTGGTGGCCCGCTACGTGCGCATCACGCCCCAGCGCTGGCACCAGCGCATCGCCTTGAAGGTGGCCCTGCTGGGCTGCCAGCCGGCGCGGATGAGGGCGCCCCGGCCCTACG CGCCCAGCGCCCCGAAGGAGGTCCCCGTCCCCCCCGGCAGCCTGGCCACCCGCACGCCCGTGCCCGGCGTCGCCCTGGACCCAGAGAAGGCAG GCTCCGCGCTGCTGGTCATGCTGCTCGTCGGCGGCTTcgtgctgctctgctccggcctcctgctgctggctttcctctgcCACCGGAAAAG GAAGCCCGCGGCCGAGCTGCACTGCGGGCTGGCGGAAG GGCACCCCACACCGGAGCCGAGCCTGccgcccgccggctccgcgctgGCCTccttccccgcgccgccggACCTCGGCGCCGACCCCTCGGCAG AGTACGCCGAGCCGGACATGCTGCAGGCGAGCCCCGGCGGCCAGACGGGCCCCTCCACCTTCAAGCCGCCCCCGGATGAAGGCTACGCGCTGCCGCTGGTCGCGAGCCACTACGATGTGCCGGGGAAGCACCACGAGTAcgcggagccgctgccgcccgaGCCCGAGTACGCCACGCCGTTCAGCGAGCAGGCGCCCGAGCCAGCCGGCACCCCGAGCCGCTCCGGGTGCCTCGGCTCGGCGCGGTACCActcgcccgccccgcggcccgcggaGGCGCCCGGCGGGCTCTGTGCACCCCCCCGGCCGGAGCGGACTGCCAGCCCCGGCGGGGACTCGGTGGCCGGGGCACCCGCGCCCTCTCCACGGGGGTCCCATTTCCAGCTCGCAGACTGTGCGCTCTCGCACGTGTACCACGAACCCTTGTGA